One window of the Candidatus Bathyarchaeia archaeon genome contains the following:
- a CDS encoding ERCC4 domain-containing protein: MSGSESLLPYIRGSGSEQPIIVVDSREASSAPKIVKGLKELGALIRIEALDKGDYVISDECAFERKTVRDFVYTLTHRHLFEQLFLLKEAYPKPFILIEGYFPIIYKFSRINPSSVWGAIFALAKNGINMVHTTSYKETIDFLYTSAKQEQFAEKRTLVIHPVKKTETLAEAQIYFLSSLPNIGREKAVDLLKIYKTPFNALANVERWPKDVYGFGPKTTKRIKEVLHTVYKEEKEE; the protein is encoded by the coding sequence ATGTCTGGGTCAGAGAGCCTTTTACCATATATTAGAGGGAGCGGATCAGAGCAGCCGATAATAGTAGTTGATAGTAGAGAAGCGAGCTCGGCGCCTAAAATAGTTAAGGGCTTAAAGGAGCTTGGTGCGCTGATAAGGATTGAAGCCCTTGATAAAGGGGACTATGTGATCTCCGATGAATGCGCCTTTGAAAGGAAGACCGTGCGGGACTTTGTCTACACGCTTACCCATAGACATCTTTTTGAGCAGCTCTTTCTCTTGAAAGAAGCCTACCCGAAACCGTTCATATTGATTGAGGGCTATTTTCCAATAATATATAAGTTTAGCAGGATTAATCCCTCTTCAGTATGGGGAGCCATATTTGCCCTAGCGAAAAACGGCATAAACATGGTTCATACAACAAGCTACAAGGAAACAATAGACTTCCTCTACACGTCAGCCAAGCAGGAGCAGTTTGCGGAAAAAAGAACGCTAGTTATACACCCAGTAAAAAAGACGGAGACTCTGGCTGAAGCGCAAATATACTTCCTATCCAGCCTCCCAAACATAGGGAGGGAGAAGGCTGTGGATCTGCTAAAAATTTATAAAACACCATTTAACGCGCTGGCTAACGTTGAGCGCTGGCCAAAAGACGTTTATGGTTTCGGTCCAAAGACCACAAAGAGGATAAAAGAGGTCTTGCATACGGTCTACAAGGAGGAGAAGGAAGAGTAG
- the rgy gene encoding reverse gyrase produces the protein MMKVTLEGLKAIYRGMCPNCGGDISDLELLNLGVCSRCLPTPITGADKEKIYLELVKRGQVGEYTRVLEIDFELKRFSEFFRLLIGSRPWALQEVWAKRVLMGRSSSIVAPTGIGKTHFGLIMALFLAMKGKKSYIIVPTSLLVKHLLDRVSGFLQKLYELEGASLTVIGYYSGMRKKETEEVINRIINRDFSILITTDRFLYNRFDIIKEVSFDFIFVDDVDSFLKSPKNIDKVVFLMGFTPEDVERAENTTLARSPEAKRDKVLVVSGATLRGKRTKRIKIFRRLFGFEPGFSPEFVRNIANLYIEPEKDVKEEVVEIIKRHGPGCLVFVPQVRGLDYAREITAALREAGISSFVYERMSPRMLEKFVNGEYTVLAGVASNRSPLARGLDLPETIRYVVFAGVPRREIRVKVDECSPQKILTLLKALSPFFEEKFSREVAPVMSALSKIVPVSKDIIDRIREADEKNIELGGFPGYVQRVVKEARKLLVKIMEDADLKKVIERLDVDVKIEGKEYVLFMPDVAGYVQASGRASRFYAMGISRGVSIVVVDDKKAFHGLSKRIQLATDEEFEKYDLEKALDEFRQVDADREMIRKIREGKFTIDAVDIIRSALIVVESPTKARTIAYFFGKPAKRVLDGFTVYEVASGQLILNVIASGGHIFDLTTEGGFHGVLKDGEHYVPVYTDIRRCNNCGEQFTDHDECPVCKSRNIRSKKDVVNLLRRLAIEVNKVFIATDPDAEGEKIGYDIYVVVKPYCGNIERLEFHEVTRKALRRALSEPRSVKLPYVQAQVVRRIEDRWIGFELSRKLWEQFKIMTLSAGRVQTPVLGWVIKRSDELRNKIPVADIELENGLSVKLVNPQNVEDLRRRFKEGELKARIENIGFREDRFYPQPPYTTDSMLRDAAQKLGFTVSYTMALAQSLFESGLITYHRTDSTLVSTTGIEVARRFIEENHPGLFRPREYKSEGAHECIRPTKPLNVKQLRFYLTSGVLRIPQKIGADHMKLYDMIFKRFIASQMSEAKCLVQEFDLKIDANTVRQSRIVKIIEPGFLAVNPIIKVENEVEEGEYRVVHMRIRRESTVRPLREGDLISLMKERGIGRPSTYSKIIDILMKRRYIIENNRAIFNTKLGKAVYDYLTKNFGSLVSEELTRSLEATIDAIENGQVWYQDVLKSIENEIRSIVSK, from the coding sequence ATGATGAAGGTTACACTTGAAGGCTTAAAGGCAATATACCGCGGGATGTGCCCCAATTGTGGAGGGGATATTAGCGATCTAGAATTGCTGAATTTAGGGGTCTGTAGCAGATGTTTACCTACACCAATAACTGGTGCCGATAAAGAGAAAATTTATTTGGAGCTGGTTAAGAGGGGGCAGGTTGGCGAGTACACTAGGGTTTTAGAGATCGATTTTGAGCTCAAAAGATTCTCAGAGTTCTTTAGGCTTCTTATTGGCTCCAGACCATGGGCTCTACAGGAGGTTTGGGCGAAAAGGGTTTTGATGGGGCGAAGCTCCTCAATAGTTGCCCCAACAGGCATTGGTAAGACCCATTTCGGTTTAATTATGGCTCTTTTTCTGGCAATGAAGGGTAAGAAGAGTTATATTATTGTGCCAACAAGCTTGCTAGTTAAACATTTATTAGATAGGGTTTCAGGCTTCTTGCAGAAACTATATGAGTTGGAAGGAGCTAGTTTAACGGTCATAGGCTATTATTCCGGTATGCGGAAGAAGGAGACTGAGGAGGTTATAAACCGTATCATAAACCGAGACTTCTCCATACTCATAACAACAGACCGCTTCCTTTATAATAGGTTCGATATAATCAAGGAAGTATCCTTCGACTTCATATTCGTCGACGACGTCGACTCATTCCTAAAATCCCCAAAAAACATAGATAAAGTTGTTTTCCTAATGGGGTTCACGCCCGAAGATGTTGAGAGGGCCGAAAACACTACGTTGGCACGTTCACCCGAAGCGAAACGTGACAAAGTTCTTGTAGTCTCAGGAGCGACATTAAGGGGAAAGAGGACTAAACGCATAAAAATATTTAGGCGACTATTTGGTTTTGAACCGGGCTTTAGCCCCGAGTTTGTCAGGAATATAGCGAACCTCTATATTGAACCTGAAAAAGATGTTAAAGAAGAGGTCGTAGAGATAATTAAGAGACATGGCCCCGGCTGCCTAGTTTTCGTTCCGCAGGTTAGAGGTCTAGATTACGCTAGAGAGATAACCGCAGCGTTGAGGGAGGCTGGAATAAGCTCATTCGTCTATGAGAGAATGAGCCCAAGAATGTTGGAGAAATTTGTGAACGGCGAATACACCGTGCTAGCCGGGGTCGCAAGCAACAGGAGCCCGCTAGCTCGAGGGCTGGATCTGCCGGAAACGATCAGGTATGTTGTCTTTGCCGGAGTGCCGAGGAGGGAGATAAGGGTTAAGGTTGACGAGTGTAGTCCACAGAAGATTCTCACTCTTCTTAAAGCTCTGTCGCCTTTCTTTGAAGAAAAGTTTTCTCGAGAAGTAGCCCCTGTTATGTCAGCTCTTTCCAAAATAGTTCCCGTTAGCAAAGATATAATTGATAGGATTAGGGAGGCTGATGAGAAGAACATTGAGCTGGGTGGATTTCCAGGCTATGTTCAGAGAGTTGTGAAGGAAGCGAGGAAGCTTCTGGTTAAAATAATGGAGGATGCAGATTTAAAGAAGGTAATTGAGAGGCTTGACGTTGACGTAAAGATTGAGGGAAAGGAATATGTTTTATTCATGCCCGATGTCGCTGGTTACGTGCAGGCGTCAGGCAGAGCGTCAAGATTTTATGCCATGGGTATAAGCCGAGGCGTATCCATAGTCGTAGTTGATGACAAGAAGGCTTTTCATGGATTAAGCAAAAGAATTCAGCTGGCAACCGATGAAGAGTTCGAAAAATACGATCTAGAGAAAGCTCTAGACGAGTTTAGGCAAGTCGATGCGGACAGAGAGATGATCAGGAAGATTCGTGAAGGTAAATTTACCATAGACGCTGTCGACATCATTAGATCCGCGCTCATAGTCGTTGAGTCGCCGACCAAAGCTAGAACGATAGCCTACTTCTTCGGTAAACCAGCGAAGAGAGTTTTAGATGGGTTCACGGTTTACGAGGTTGCGAGCGGACAATTAATCTTAAACGTTATTGCCTCTGGAGGACACATATTTGATCTAACTACGGAGGGTGGCTTTCATGGAGTTCTAAAGGATGGCGAACACTATGTGCCCGTGTACACGGATATAAGAAGATGTAATAACTGTGGCGAACAGTTCACCGACCATGATGAATGCCCAGTATGCAAGTCTAGAAACATACGTTCAAAGAAAGATGTTGTAAACCTGCTTCGAAGACTAGCCATAGAAGTTAACAAAGTGTTTATTGCGACAGACCCGGATGCTGAGGGGGAGAAGATAGGTTACGATATTTATGTTGTCGTTAAACCATACTGCGGAAACATTGAGAGGCTTGAGTTTCATGAGGTGACGCGGAAAGCTCTGAGAAGAGCTTTATCGGAGCCTAGATCCGTTAAGCTACCCTATGTGCAAGCTCAGGTTGTTAGAAGGATTGAAGATAGGTGGATTGGTTTCGAGCTCAGTAGAAAGCTTTGGGAGCAATTTAAGATAATGACTCTCTCAGCAGGTCGAGTACAGACGCCGGTCTTGGGCTGGGTTATAAAGCGGTCTGATGAATTAAGAAACAAGATTCCGGTAGCCGACATAGAACTAGAAAACGGGCTGTCGGTTAAGCTCGTAAATCCGCAAAACGTTGAGGACTTAAGAAGAAGATTTAAGGAGGGGGAGCTAAAAGCTAGAATTGAGAATATTGGTTTCCGCGAAGATAGGTTTTATCCTCAACCGCCCTACACAACCGACAGCATGCTTAGGGACGCTGCCCAGAAGCTAGGTTTTACAGTTAGCTACACTATGGCGTTGGCGCAATCCCTCTTCGAGTCAGGTCTCATAACTTATCACAGAACTGATTCAACATTAGTCTCAACAACAGGCATAGAGGTTGCGCGACGCTTTATAGAGGAGAATCACCCAGGCTTATTTAGGCCAAGAGAGTATAAGAGTGAAGGCGCACACGAGTGTATAAGGCCGACTAAACCTTTAAACGTTAAACAACTACGCTTCTACTTAACGTCAGGTGTTTTGAGGATACCACAGAAGATCGGAGCCGATCACATGAAGCTATACGACATGATATTTAAGAGGTTTATCGCTAGCCAGATGAGCGAGGCAAAATGCTTAGTGCAGGAGTTCGACTTAAAGATTGATGCAAACACGGTGAGGCAAAGCAGAATAGTCAAAATTATTGAGCCGGGCTTCTTAGCTGTTAATCCTATCATCAAAGTTGAAAATGAGGTTGAAGAAGGCGAATATAGAGTTGTGCACATGAGAATTAGGCGTGAATCAACTGTTAGACCTCTTCGGGAAGGGGATTTAATATCGCTGATGAAAGAGAGGGGGATTGGGAGACCAAGCACATACTCTAAAATAATTGATATATTGATGAAGAGGCGATACATAATCGAAAACAACAGAGCAATATTTAACACAAAGCTTGGGAAAGCGGTATACGATTACTTGACTAAAAATTTTGGGTCTCTGGTCTCCGAAGAGTTAACTAGATCTCTCGAGGCAACAATAGATGCTATAGAGAATGGGCAGGTATGGTATCAAGATGTCCTTAAATCAATAGAGAACGAGATAAGAAGCATAGTAAGTAAGTAG
- a CDS encoding FGGY family carbohydrate kinase, translating to MRPNDESYILVFDCGSTNIRAVAVDSIGNIRAFSSLPNGPCQQPNGKPGWLIWDFEDIWRKICMVSREVLKLVEPRKIKAATIITWGADGAPVKRDGKLVYPPISWQCPRTKDIANKITEHISAWEIFKITGYQIIPFNTLFKIIWLKKEVPEALKEAYTWLMMPGLIAHRLTGAFHIDPTTASTMMAMDLGKRTWSRRMLELAGLDESFFPDWREPGEVLGYVTEEAGRECGLPPKTPIIVCGHDTQFAIFGSGAKPGEPVLSSGTWEILSIRVDSFNPTRKGFEEGLIIEADVEKGLWNPQFLMIASAVVEWILQNFFRDIGERKYEAVISEMEKIPPGSGGLIFIPSFVRESGPLKKYGAMGSILGLTLHSTRSQIIRAVFEGLTFQMKEALKNLVESLNVEVDCIRVVGGGSRNDLWNQMRADAVRLPVIVPAQREAATLGAALISFVGIGHYDSIDEARKSFFTEEKIFHPTPANSEVLDKIFERYLRALEDLKHLYGAIEQ from the coding sequence ATGCGCCCAAATGATGAAAGTTATATTCTGGTTTTTGACTGCGGGTCAACCAACATCAGAGCTGTTGCCGTTGACTCTATTGGAAATATACGAGCGTTTTCAAGCCTTCCAAACGGACCATGCCAGCAGCCTAATGGTAAACCCGGATGGCTGATCTGGGATTTTGAAGATATTTGGCGCAAAATATGCATGGTCTCCCGTGAAGTTTTAAAGCTGGTTGAGCCGAGAAAAATTAAAGCCGCCACGATAATAACTTGGGGCGCTGATGGGGCACCTGTTAAGCGCGATGGAAAATTAGTCTACCCACCTATTTCCTGGCAATGTCCGAGAACAAAGGATATAGCTAACAAAATTACCGAGCACATTAGCGCTTGGGAAATATTCAAGATTACTGGATACCAAATAATTCCATTTAACACATTATTCAAGATTATTTGGCTTAAAAAGGAGGTTCCTGAAGCCTTAAAGGAAGCTTACACGTGGCTTATGATGCCGGGTCTAATAGCTCATAGACTGACCGGAGCATTTCACATAGATCCGACGACGGCGTCCACCATGATGGCTATGGATCTCGGAAAAAGAACTTGGTCGCGTAGAATGCTTGAGCTTGCGGGTTTAGACGAATCGTTCTTTCCAGATTGGAGGGAGCCCGGCGAAGTACTGGGGTACGTGACCGAGGAAGCTGGGAGAGAATGCGGTTTACCTCCCAAAACGCCCATCATTGTCTGCGGTCACGATACGCAGTTCGCAATATTTGGCTCCGGTGCTAAGCCGGGCGAACCTGTCCTTTCAAGTGGAACATGGGAGATTCTCAGCATTAGAGTTGACTCTTTCAATCCGACGAGGAAAGGTTTTGAAGAAGGATTAATAATTGAAGCCGATGTTGAGAAGGGTCTTTGGAACCCGCAGTTTCTCATGATAGCGTCCGCCGTCGTAGAATGGATTTTACAGAATTTCTTCAGAGATATTGGCGAAAGAAAATATGAGGCTGTAATCAGCGAAATGGAGAAGATTCCGCCTGGCTCTGGCGGCTTAATCTTCATACCGAGCTTTGTGAGGGAAAGCGGCCCCCTGAAAAAATATGGTGCAATGGGGTCGATTCTAGGCCTAACGTTGCATTCTACTCGCAGCCAAATAATCCGCGCGGTCTTTGAGGGCCTAACGTTTCAGATGAAGGAGGCTCTTAAAAACCTAGTTGAATCGCTGAATGTGGAGGTTGATTGTATCAGAGTGGTTGGAGGAGGATCTAGAAATGATTTATGGAATCAGATGAGGGCTGATGCCGTAAGGCTTCCCGTTATAGTTCCAGCCCAGAGGGAGGCGGCGACGCTGGGCGCGGCGTTAATATCCTTTGTCGGAATAGGGCATTATGACTCTATTGACGAGGCAAGAAAAAGCTTCTTCACCGAAGAAAAAATATTTCATCCGACCCCCGCTAATAGCGAGGTTTTAGACAAAATATTTGAGAGATACCTGAGAGCTCTAGAGGATTTGAAGCATCTCTACGGGGCGATAGAACAGTGA
- a CDS encoding HAD-IA family hydrolase, producing MANNVKSSGCCLIHVKAALFDLFDTLLLIEQDEGFGKVNEECLRNVWKFLNENGVNVSYRDFMQIYLEVRNQLYERIHKSFEEPHFAFRVSQTLAKLGYDCAPTSPIAMGAANAYSEEFMRHVRPDEDATFVLQSLLKHGYRTGVISNFDIPECAHKLLLLHGLKDLLDVVVISAEVNRRKPSPEIFFVALNALGVKASDSVFVGDTPDIDIRGAKKVGMKTILIQRKNASKIDAEDMPEDMPDFKVNNLREILKILLK from the coding sequence GTGGCCAATAATGTTAAATCATCAGGTTGCTGTCTGATACATGTTAAAGCGGCGCTTTTCGATTTATTCGATACATTGCTCTTAATAGAGCAAGATGAAGGCTTCGGCAAAGTTAACGAGGAATGCTTGAGAAACGTTTGGAAGTTTCTAAATGAAAATGGAGTTAACGTTTCATATAGGGATTTTATGCAGATATACCTTGAAGTTCGTAATCAATTATATGAAAGAATCCATAAAAGTTTCGAGGAACCGCACTTTGCTTTCAGGGTCTCACAGACTTTGGCTAAACTAGGCTATGATTGTGCTCCCACCAGCCCAATCGCCATGGGCGCTGCCAACGCATACTCGGAAGAATTTATGCGTCATGTTCGCCCGGATGAAGACGCAACTTTCGTTTTACAAAGCCTACTTAAACATGGGTATAGGACGGGTGTTATATCAAACTTCGATATTCCGGAATGCGCCCATAAACTTTTACTCCTTCATGGGCTTAAGGATCTTCTAGACGTGGTAGTTATTTCAGCCGAGGTTAATAGGCGTAAACCAAGCCCAGAAATCTTCTTTGTCGCCTTAAATGCCTTGGGTGTTAAGGCGTCGGACTCCGTTTTCGTGGGTGATACGCCAGACATAGATATTAGAGGCGCGAAAAAAGTTGGTATGAAAACGATATTGATACAGCGGAAAAATGCAAGCAAGATCGATGCGGAAGATATGCCGGAAGATATGCCGGACTTTAAGGTGAATAATCTAAGAGAGATCTTAAAGATACTTTTAAAGTAA
- the mobB gene encoding molybdopterin-guanine dinucleotide biosynthesis protein B, with protein sequence MRVKCPTLAVIGRKASGKTAVIESLVPELIKEGFSVASIKHIAHENFSIDKEGSDTWRHYSVGANPVIAFSKSEVDIMVRTPNISLEDIFGATLFFGANVIILEGFSSMILEERSIGKIICVRNLEEYDEFKEHVKDDLIAFCSLQDLGTHILNIKCNRQILVERTLNFVKRKAKIFEIMNSLARLDCGKCGRKTCENLAEEIYCGTASVRDCVVMEMKTKMNARVTVHGEDIPLQPFVAEFIRRTILAMVSSLKNVKISGDEDVRVDISRRN encoded by the coding sequence GTGCGCGTAAAATGCCCTACACTCGCGGTTATCGGCCGCAAGGCTTCAGGAAAAACGGCGGTTATCGAATCTTTAGTCCCAGAGCTCATTAAAGAAGGATTCTCAGTTGCTTCCATCAAACATATCGCGCATGAGAATTTCTCTATCGATAAGGAGGGAAGCGATACATGGAGGCACTATAGTGTTGGCGCTAACCCCGTTATAGCGTTCTCAAAAAGCGAAGTAGACATCATGGTTAGGACTCCAAACATCTCGCTAGAAGATATTTTTGGGGCCACGCTATTTTTTGGCGCCAACGTGATTATTCTAGAGGGGTTCTCGTCAATGATTCTTGAAGAGAGAAGCATAGGTAAAATCATATGTGTTAGAAACCTAGAAGAGTATGATGAATTCAAGGAGCATGTTAAAGACGATTTAATAGCGTTTTGTTCACTTCAGGACCTTGGAACGCATATATTGAACATTAAATGCAACCGACAAATTCTGGTTGAGAGAACGTTAAACTTCGTTAAGAGGAAAGCGAAAATATTTGAGATTATGAATTCTCTTGCTAGGTTGGATTGCGGTAAATGCGGCAGGAAAACGTGCGAGAATCTCGCCGAGGAAATATACTGCGGCACTGCGAGCGTTAGGGATTGCGTCGTTATGGAGATGAAAACAAAGATGAACGCTAGAGTTACTGTTCACGGTGAGGATATTCCTCTCCAACCTTTTGTAGCGGAGTTCATTAGGAGAACAATTTTAGCCATGGTTTCCTCTTTGAAGAACGTAAAGATAAGTGGTGACGAGGATGTTCGAGTGGACATTTCAAGGCGAAATTAA
- a CDS encoding 4Fe-4S dicluster domain-containing protein has product MMRKVSFNRNFVAVDPSKCIGCSICEFVCALEKENEPNPIKSRIRVIHLNPAFNLAVACRFCENAPCIRACPRNAIKQSERGGVLIIDEDKCDGCILCIQACPYGGIMLDPDRRVVIACDLCNGEPKCIEFCPEEALKLVSEDKLFNEMLHSTVEKLPRTLEEVSSIVKSGKLNGIFAEAEERARRIEEKLRALKIIEAKTSVKKPPSPK; this is encoded by the coding sequence ATGATGCGTAAGGTAAGTTTTAACAGGAATTTCGTGGCTGTTGATCCAAGTAAATGTATAGGTTGCAGCATATGTGAATTTGTGTGCGCTTTAGAAAAGGAGAACGAGCCGAACCCAATAAAATCTAGAATAAGGGTTATACACCTGAACCCGGCGTTTAACCTAGCTGTGGCATGCCGCTTCTGCGAGAACGCCCCATGTATAAGAGCTTGCCCACGTAACGCCATCAAGCAGTCTGAGAGGGGAGGAGTACTTATCATAGACGAAGATAAATGCGATGGATGCATCCTATGCATACAGGCATGTCCCTATGGTGGAATAATGCTTGATCCGGACAGGAGAGTGGTCATAGCCTGCGACCTATGTAATGGAGAACCAAAATGCATAGAGTTCTGTCCAGAAGAAGCTCTGAAACTTGTTTCAGAGGACAAGCTCTTCAATGAGATGCTGCATTCCACTGTAGAAAAATTGCCAAGAACCCTTGAAGAAGTTTCCAGTATAGTTAAAAGCGGGAAGCTGAATGGAATATTTGCTGAAGCAGAGGAGAGAGCTCGAAGGATAGAGGAAAAGCTCAGGGCTCTAAAAATCATAGAAGCTAAAACCAGTGTGAAGAAGCCGCCATCTCCCAAGTAA